Proteins from one Tautonia marina genomic window:
- a CDS encoding response regulator transcription factor — MPATAHKTILLVDDDPEIIDSMRTVLEGKGYRVLVARDGNAGLTVAEREEPDLIILDMMMPRKSGFLVLEKLRTRPEGLIPTIMITGNEGSRHRAYAEFLGVKDYIRKPFAMEKLLRSVDAILQGSDSTGTAKTKSKG; from the coding sequence ATGCCCGCGACCGCCCACAAGACCATTCTCCTGGTGGACGACGACCCCGAGATCATCGACTCGATGCGGACAGTCCTCGAGGGCAAAGGCTACCGGGTCCTCGTCGCCCGAGACGGCAATGCCGGACTAACGGTCGCCGAACGGGAGGAACCGGACCTGATCATCCTCGACATGATGATGCCTCGGAAAAGCGGTTTCCTCGTCCTGGAAAAGCTCCGCACCCGACCCGAAGGTCTTATCCCAACGATCATGATCACGGGGAATGAGGGGAGCCGGCACCGAGCGTACGCCGAATTTCTCGGCGTCAAGGATTACATCCGGAAGCCATTCGCCATGGAGAAACTGCTCCGCTCGGTCGATGCCATCCTGCAGGGTTCAGACAGCACTGGAACGGCCAAAACGAAATCCAAAGGCTAA
- a CDS encoding NAD-dependent epimerase/dehydratase family protein, with protein MRVLVTGGDGYCGWATALHLANRGHEVAILDNLIRRHWDNQLRIETLTPIAPLQRRLERWEQLTGKPIELFVGDCCDYPFLSDAIRRFQPESIVHFGEQRSAPFSMISRERAVETQVNNVVGNLNILFAMRDIVPDCHLVKLGTMGEYGTPNIDIEEGYITIEHNGRKDTLPYPKQPGSFYHLSKVHDTHNIHFTCRIWGLRATDLNQGVVYGVITEETEMDELLINRLDYDGVFGTALNRFCIQAAIGHPLTVYGKGGQTRGFLDIRDTVRCIEIACNNPADAGEFRVYNQFTEQFSVGELAEKVKEAGAKLGLDVAIEHVENPRVEREEHYYNAKNTKLLDLGLQPHYLSDSLLDSLLNIAIKYRDRVDMKEILPKVSWKTGAAEVTSGVKVS; from the coding sequence ATGCGCGTTCTCGTCACCGGTGGAGACGGTTATTGCGGCTGGGCCACTGCGCTGCACCTGGCCAACCGAGGCCATGAGGTGGCCATCCTCGACAACCTGATCCGCCGGCACTGGGATAACCAGCTCCGGATCGAAACCCTCACACCCATTGCCCCCCTGCAGCGCCGTCTCGAACGCTGGGAACAACTGACCGGCAAGCCGATCGAATTGTTCGTCGGCGACTGCTGCGACTATCCCTTCCTTTCCGATGCCATCCGCCGCTTCCAGCCCGAGTCGATCGTTCACTTCGGCGAGCAGCGCTCGGCCCCCTTCTCGATGATCAGCCGCGAGCGGGCCGTCGAAACGCAGGTCAACAACGTTGTCGGAAACCTGAACATCCTCTTCGCGATGCGCGACATCGTGCCCGATTGCCATCTGGTCAAACTCGGCACGATGGGCGAATACGGCACGCCGAACATCGACATCGAGGAAGGCTACATCACCATTGAGCACAACGGCCGCAAGGATACGCTGCCCTATCCCAAGCAGCCCGGTTCGTTCTATCATCTGAGCAAGGTGCACGACACCCACAACATCCACTTCACCTGCCGCATCTGGGGCCTTCGAGCGACCGACCTGAACCAGGGGGTCGTCTACGGCGTGATCACCGAAGAAACCGAGATGGATGAGCTGCTCATCAACCGTCTCGACTATGATGGCGTCTTTGGCACCGCCCTGAACCGTTTCTGCATTCAGGCCGCCATCGGCCACCCCCTGACGGTCTACGGCAAGGGGGGCCAGACCCGAGGCTTCCTCGACATCAGGGATACTGTCCGCTGCATCGAGATCGCCTGCAACAACCCGGCCGACGCCGGCGAGTTCCGCGTCTACAACCAGTTTACCGAGCAATTCTCGGTGGGCGAACTGGCCGAGAAGGTCAAGGAAGCCGGGGCCAAGCTCGGCCTTGACGTTGCCATCGAGCACGTCGAGAACCCCCGCGTCGAGCGCGAGGAACACTACTACAACGCGAAGAACACCAAGCTGCTCGACCTCGGACTTCAGCCGCATTACCTTTCCGACTCCTTGCTCGACTCCCTCCTGAACATCGCCATCAAGTATCGCGATCGGGTGGACATGAAAGAGATTCTTCCGAAGGTTTCCTGGAAAACAGGAGCAGCCGAGGTCACTTCGGGGGTCAAGGTCAGCTAA
- a CDS encoding glycosyltransferase family 4 protein produces MRIALFTETFLPKIDGIVTRLTQTITHLKRAGDEVLVIAPAGAPKRFEGARVIGVPAVPFALYPELKLAITGKKIGSRLVKFEPDIVHVVNPAVLGACGVAHALKRDRPLVASYHTHVPKYLKHYKLGALEGLCWKVIRSMHNKARLNLCTSTAMIDELNVRGFHNLALWPRAVDTDLFRPELKSDAMRAELSGGQSDGPLLLYVGRLAAEKEIEQIRPVLKAMPEATLALVGDGPAREKLKRHFQGTRTRFLGYLRGERLASAFASADALLFPSRTETLGLVLLEAMAAGCPVVAARAGGIPDIVTDGLNGCLFDPADPDGLTRATRRLFDSSSFRESLHQNARLEAERWSWAAATDSLRSFYQTVLTGEPITAGSQHATPVPPAHSGS; encoded by the coding sequence ATGCGAATCGCGCTGTTCACCGAGACGTTTCTGCCCAAGATTGACGGAATCGTCACGCGACTGACGCAGACCATCACCCATCTGAAACGGGCGGGAGACGAGGTGCTCGTCATTGCCCCGGCGGGTGCCCCGAAGCGGTTCGAAGGAGCGCGGGTCATCGGTGTCCCGGCGGTCCCGTTTGCCCTCTATCCTGAGCTGAAGCTGGCGATCACGGGCAAGAAAATTGGCTCCAGGCTCGTGAAGTTCGAACCGGACATCGTGCATGTGGTCAATCCGGCCGTGCTCGGTGCCTGCGGGGTTGCGCATGCCCTCAAGCGGGACCGCCCCCTGGTCGCGTCGTATCACACTCATGTGCCGAAATATTTGAAGCACTACAAGCTCGGGGCACTGGAGGGGCTTTGCTGGAAAGTGATCCGGTCGATGCACAACAAGGCACGCCTGAATCTGTGCACATCGACCGCCATGATCGACGAACTGAACGTCCGGGGGTTTCACAATCTGGCGCTCTGGCCCAGGGCGGTTGATACCGACCTGTTTCGGCCGGAGTTGAAGTCGGACGCCATGCGGGCGGAACTTTCTGGAGGTCAATCAGACGGCCCGCTCTTGCTCTATGTGGGACGGCTCGCCGCCGAGAAAGAGATCGAACAGATCCGGCCCGTCTTGAAGGCCATGCCCGAGGCGACCCTGGCCCTGGTGGGTGACGGCCCGGCCCGAGAGAAGCTGAAACGCCATTTCCAGGGAACCCGGACGCGGTTTCTCGGCTATCTCCGGGGGGAGCGTCTGGCTTCGGCCTTCGCCTCGGCCGATGCCCTGCTCTTCCCGTCTCGGACCGAGACGCTCGGCCTGGTCTTGCTGGAAGCCATGGCCGCCGGTTGCCCGGTGGTCGCCGCAAGGGCCGGGGGGATTCCCGACATCGTGACCGATGGCCTCAACGGCTGTCTGTTCGATCCGGCCGATCCCGATGGCTTGACCCGAGCCACCCGTCGCCTGTTTGATTCCTCCTCATTTCGGGAATCGCTGCACCAGAATGCCAGGTTGGAAGCCGAGCGCTGGAGCTGGGCCGCCGCCACCGATTCCCTGCGATCGTTCTATCAAACCGTCCTCACGGGTGAGCCGATCACAGCCGGTTCGCAACACGCCACGCCCGTTCCTCCGGCCCATTCCGGTTCCTGA
- a CDS encoding aldose 1-epimerase, translating into MACHVRTEQRGDRTVWILNDTESEASASILPSYGFNLFDLKLPAAGALRSLVVTEPGWERNPTHPAKHGFPVLFPFPNRINQGRFDWEGTSYRLPLTKPPHAIHGFALDADWEVTDHGEGPDGAYLSGRYRLSKTFPGNAPRWPSDGYLDLRYALHGRTLVLDATVANESEGDLPYGLGFHPYFRLPFGNGGDLSRTKVVIPASQTWVLDETIPTGEVRPVPEALDFRQGKSMQGLQVDAVLTGLEHNAEGFVVCRLIDEALGAEFRIGFDANPFREIVVFTPPFGDDIIAIEPYTQTTDAINLHQRGIDAGLRILKPGQQESMRITMETADC; encoded by the coding sequence ATGGCCTGCCACGTCCGCACTGAACAACGCGGCGACCGTACCGTTTGGATCTTGAACGACACGGAATCCGAAGCCTCCGCATCGATCTTGCCGTCGTATGGGTTCAACCTGTTCGACCTGAAGCTCCCGGCGGCCGGTGCGTTGCGATCCCTGGTCGTCACCGAGCCAGGCTGGGAACGGAACCCGACACATCCGGCCAAGCACGGCTTCCCCGTGCTGTTTCCGTTCCCGAACCGGATCAATCAGGGGCGTTTTGACTGGGAAGGGACCTCGTACCGGCTCCCGCTCACCAAACCGCCCCACGCCATCCACGGGTTCGCTCTCGATGCCGACTGGGAAGTAACCGACCACGGCGAGGGGCCGGACGGGGCTTATCTCAGCGGGCGGTATCGTCTGTCGAAGACCTTTCCCGGTAATGCTCCTCGATGGCCGAGTGATGGCTACCTCGACCTCCGATACGCCCTGCATGGGAGAACCCTGGTCCTCGATGCCACGGTTGCAAACGAGTCTGAAGGCGATCTTCCCTACGGCCTGGGCTTTCATCCGTACTTCCGACTGCCCTTCGGCAACGGCGGCGATCTGTCCCGTACGAAGGTCGTGATTCCGGCCTCGCAGACCTGGGTCCTCGATGAAACGATCCCGACCGGCGAGGTCCGTCCTGTTCCCGAAGCACTCGACTTCCGACAGGGCAAGTCAATGCAGGGGCTCCAGGTCGACGCCGTCCTGACCGGCCTGGAACACAATGCCGAAGGGTTTGTCGTCTGCCGACTGATCGACGAGGCCCTCGGCGCCGAGTTTCGCATCGGATTCGATGCCAATCCCTTCCGAGAGATCGTCGTCTTCACCCCGCCCTTCGGCGACGACATCATCGCCATCGAGCCGTACACGCAGACCACCGACGCGATCAACCTGCACCAACGAGGGATCGACGCCGGCCTCCGTATCCTGAAACCTGGCCAGCAGGAAAGCATGCGCATCACGATGGAAACGGCCGATTGCTGA
- a CDS encoding S9 family peptidase produces MTPLLAPIAFAALVLTASLAMADPPARSRRPVDLAAASKHPAPGTTVPSALAFSANSGFVSYLLPEGDGTARVLWRASADENATPQVIARPPDEGNTDENVSQEEALRRERLRLRDTGISQIVRAPQTDRSILPLKGDLYLLEGTEPLRRLTETEVPEIDPKFSPDAERVAFVREGELFVLDLSTGTETQLTQGATDGRSFGLAEFIAQEELGRSTGYWWSPDGKRIAYQETDERAIPEYTIVHQGESEIVSESHRYPFAGAANAKVRLGVVSSSGGETQWLELSEENEDAYLARVDWEDAQHLLVQLLPRDQRLLRLVRIDLESGQRSTLIEETAESWINLHDDLTTVPGTREILWASERSGFKHLMVLDRYGKPIRTLTSGDWPVDSVVHLDGKRREVWFLAGRESPLTRDLYRVSLDGGPIERFTEGRGFCSDAVVSPDGTKLVLTVSRADQPPVTTLHDRSGRVLTTLADAASDPRLTELTLVTPQLTQFKNRDGITLYGAYYAPMGMTAKAKTPLVVLVYGGPHVQRVTDSWGLTADLTAQFLAARGFAVWKCDNRGASRRGLAFEAALNRRMGTVEVRDQVDGVRFAAAAYPEADAQRVGISGGSYGGYMTIRCLLLAPETFKAGVAIAPVTDWDGYDTGYTERYMGTPENNRDGYTESSVLDKADRLEGALLLVHGLLDENVHFRHSARLVSQLIRAGKPFEILPIPDERHSTRKEENRRAILDRTARWFEAHLGSQ; encoded by the coding sequence ATGACGCCGTTGCTCGCTCCGATCGCGTTCGCCGCCCTGGTTCTCACCGCCTCGCTCGCAATGGCGGACCCCCCGGCCAGGTCCAGGCGACCGGTCGACCTGGCGGCGGCGTCGAAACATCCGGCGCCCGGTACCACGGTTCCCTCAGCCCTCGCCTTTTCCGCCAACAGTGGGTTCGTTTCGTATCTCCTGCCCGAAGGAGACGGAACCGCTCGAGTCCTCTGGCGGGCTTCGGCAGACGAGAACGCAACTCCGCAGGTCATTGCCCGCCCGCCCGATGAAGGGAACACCGACGAAAACGTCTCTCAGGAAGAGGCACTCCGCCGGGAGCGTCTGCGGCTTCGAGACACCGGGATCAGCCAGATTGTCCGTGCTCCTCAGACCGACCGAAGCATTCTCCCTCTGAAAGGCGATCTCTATCTCCTGGAAGGAACCGAACCGCTGCGCCGGTTGACCGAGACGGAGGTCCCCGAGATCGATCCGAAATTCTCGCCAGACGCCGAGCGGGTCGCGTTCGTTCGGGAGGGCGAACTGTTCGTGCTCGACCTCTCCACCGGAACCGAAACCCAACTGACGCAAGGAGCGACCGACGGTCGCTCGTTCGGCCTGGCCGAGTTCATCGCCCAGGAAGAACTCGGGCGATCGACCGGCTACTGGTGGTCTCCCGACGGCAAACGCATTGCCTATCAGGAAACCGACGAACGAGCCATTCCCGAATACACGATTGTCCATCAAGGCGAATCGGAAATCGTCTCCGAATCGCATCGTTACCCGTTTGCGGGGGCGGCGAATGCGAAAGTACGCCTGGGCGTCGTCTCCTCGTCGGGAGGAGAAACGCAGTGGCTCGAACTCTCCGAGGAAAACGAGGACGCTTATCTGGCCCGCGTCGATTGGGAAGACGCTCAGCATCTCCTTGTCCAGCTCTTGCCAAGGGATCAACGATTGCTCCGGCTCGTTCGGATCGATCTGGAATCAGGCCAGCGTTCGACCCTGATCGAAGAAACCGCCGAGAGCTGGATCAACCTGCACGATGATCTGACCACGGTGCCAGGCACCCGAGAGATTCTCTGGGCCAGTGAACGATCGGGATTCAAGCACTTGATGGTGCTTGATCGCTACGGCAAACCGATCCGAACACTGACCTCGGGCGACTGGCCGGTTGATTCCGTCGTCCACCTCGACGGCAAGCGCAGGGAGGTCTGGTTCCTGGCCGGCCGGGAGTCTCCCTTGACGCGAGACCTCTACCGAGTGTCGCTCGATGGAGGTCCAATCGAGCGGTTCACCGAGGGGAGAGGATTCTGCAGCGATGCCGTTGTCTCTCCCGACGGAACCAAGCTCGTCCTGACCGTCTCACGCGCCGATCAACCTCCGGTGACAACCCTTCACGATCGCTCCGGCCGGGTCCTCACCACGCTTGCCGATGCCGCGAGCGACCCGCGATTGACCGAACTGACGCTGGTGACACCCCAACTCACCCAGTTCAAGAACCGCGACGGCATCACGCTTTATGGAGCCTATTACGCTCCGATGGGCATGACTGCGAAGGCCAAAACACCGCTTGTGGTCCTCGTGTACGGAGGACCTCACGTCCAGCGCGTTACGGATTCCTGGGGCCTGACGGCCGATCTGACCGCTCAATTTCTGGCGGCTCGTGGGTTCGCCGTCTGGAAATGCGATAACCGGGGAGCGTCGCGCCGAGGCTTGGCGTTCGAGGCCGCCTTGAATCGGAGGATGGGGACCGTCGAGGTCCGGGATCAGGTCGATGGGGTCCGCTTCGCCGCCGCGGCTTATCCCGAAGCGGATGCGCAACGGGTCGGCATCTCGGGCGGCAGTTACGGCGGCTACATGACGATCCGATGCCTCTTGCTCGCCCCCGAGACCTTCAAGGCCGGGGTGGCAATCGCTCCCGTTACCGACTGGGACGGCTACGACACCGGCTACACCGAGCGTTACATGGGAACCCCTGAGAACAACCGAGACGGTTACACCGAATCGTCCGTCCTCGACAAGGCCGACCGGTTGGAGGGGGCGTTGCTGCTCGTCCACGGCCTGCTCGATGAGAACGTTCACTTCCGCCACTCGGCCCGACTCGTCTCGCAGTTGATCCGAGCCGGCAAGCCCTTCGAAATCCTGCCGATTCCCGACGAACGGCATTCGACCCGCAAGGAGGAAAATCGCCGGGCCATCCTTGATCGAACGGCCAGGTGGTTCGAAGCACACCTCGGGAGCCAATAA
- a CDS encoding sodium:solute symporter family transporter gives MTHELATGLVFLVYMVGVFGLAIMSNRLLQKKSFLAEYFLGSRGLGVWALAFTFAATSASGGSFTGYPSLVYTYGWIVALWIGSYMIVPVVTMGLMGKRLNQVARRAGALTIPDVIRERFASPGLGLFASAVIVFFTLTNLIAQFKAGGIILDVLLEGTPGYRDQIVPWVEQTGILSPLLAIAGANTGYVIGLLLFAFTVIVYTSYGGFRAVVWTDVMQGIVMGIGVLILIPFTMAAVGGLNKATKDLAERPPRLVVGLAAQDNAIEYYGKTPSDVIIHHTALPPAVALDIEGPPLTVEVLEDEQDRVQITINLAAELGTIQATARDVVEAVNASPEASRWVSASIPKLERYPDLSGNGLAPLMEAPNHLRPGRDLVFGPGLKQKGNGAGDPFHPIGMAISFFFMWAISGAGQPGTMVRLMAFRDSKTLRYAMFTVTIYFGCIYLPIIFLFTAAQQIIHPAELTAGSDQIMPQLASRVAPWWLAGILIAAPFAAVMSTVDSFLLLISSAVVRDIYQRSINPDLSEKSVKIISYSTTAISGVLVTLMALNPPRFLQDFIVMTGGGFAATFLAPVFLGIYWKRMTRVGAWLSMAAGFVTTVVLFSPVLLAAPLAALNISWRSEEINLFGLHPLIWGLIASFGLGILGSLASPKPPRSLINRYFAKPDLAGLDEPPPHQV, from the coding sequence ATGACCCACGAATTGGCGACCGGATTGGTCTTCCTCGTTTACATGGTCGGAGTCTTCGGACTGGCGATCATGTCCAACCGGCTCTTGCAGAAGAAATCGTTCCTGGCGGAATACTTCCTCGGGAGCCGAGGGCTGGGCGTCTGGGCCCTGGCCTTCACGTTCGCGGCCACGAGTGCCAGCGGAGGCAGTTTCACTGGCTATCCGTCGTTGGTTTACACCTACGGCTGGATCGTGGCGCTGTGGATCGGCAGCTACATGATCGTACCCGTGGTCACCATGGGCTTGATGGGCAAACGGCTCAATCAGGTCGCCCGGCGAGCGGGAGCACTGACGATCCCCGACGTGATTCGAGAGCGTTTCGCATCGCCCGGCCTGGGCCTTTTCGCCTCGGCGGTGATCGTCTTCTTCACGCTGACGAACCTGATCGCGCAGTTCAAGGCCGGGGGGATCATCCTCGATGTTCTGCTCGAAGGAACGCCTGGCTATCGCGATCAAATCGTTCCCTGGGTTGAGCAAACCGGCATCCTCTCTCCCTTGCTTGCCATTGCAGGAGCGAACACCGGATATGTGATTGGCCTGCTGTTGTTCGCGTTCACCGTGATCGTTTACACGTCGTACGGTGGCTTCCGGGCCGTGGTCTGGACCGACGTGATGCAAGGGATCGTCATGGGGATCGGCGTCCTGATCCTGATTCCCTTCACGATGGCGGCGGTCGGCGGGTTGAACAAGGCGACCAAGGATCTGGCCGAGCGTCCTCCCCGCCTGGTGGTCGGACTGGCCGCCCAGGACAACGCCATCGAGTATTACGGCAAGACGCCTTCTGATGTCATCATTCATCACACGGCATTGCCTCCCGCCGTCGCCCTCGACATCGAAGGCCCACCACTGACGGTTGAGGTTCTCGAAGACGAACAGGACCGCGTCCAGATCACGATCAACCTGGCCGCCGAACTGGGAACGATCCAGGCCACTGCCCGAGATGTGGTCGAGGCCGTCAACGCCTCTCCCGAGGCAAGCAGGTGGGTCTCGGCCTCCATCCCGAAGCTCGAACGATATCCCGACCTGAGCGGCAACGGGCTCGCACCCTTGATGGAGGCACCGAACCACCTGAGGCCCGGCAGAGATCTGGTCTTTGGTCCCGGATTAAAGCAGAAAGGCAACGGGGCCGGCGACCCGTTCCACCCGATCGGCATGGCGATCTCATTCTTCTTCATGTGGGCCATCTCCGGTGCAGGACAGCCTGGAACCATGGTCCGATTGATGGCCTTCCGCGATAGCAAAACCTTGCGCTACGCGATGTTTACCGTCACCATCTACTTCGGTTGCATCTATCTGCCGATCATCTTCCTCTTTACCGCCGCCCAGCAAATCATTCACCCGGCCGAGTTGACGGCCGGCTCCGATCAGATTATGCCCCAGCTCGCCAGCCGGGTCGCCCCCTGGTGGCTCGCCGGGATCTTGATCGCCGCGCCGTTCGCGGCAGTGATGTCAACGGTGGACTCGTTCTTGCTCCTGATCAGCTCGGCCGTGGTGCGCGATATCTACCAGCGAAGCATCAACCCCGATCTCTCCGAGAAATCAGTCAAGATCATCAGCTACTCGACGACCGCCATCAGCGGCGTTCTCGTGACCTTGATGGCGCTGAACCCGCCCCGTTTCCTGCAAGACTTCATTGTGATGACTGGCGGCGGCTTTGCGGCGACCTTCCTTGCCCCCGTCTTCCTGGGCATATACTGGAAACGGATGACCCGCGTCGGTGCCTGGCTGTCGATGGCCGCAGGATTCGTCACGACCGTGGTCCTGTTCTCTCCGGTCCTGCTGGCCGCTCCTCTGGCGGCGTTGAACATCAGCTGGCGGAGCGAGGAGATCAACCTGTTTGGGCTTCATCCCTTGATCTGGGGGCTGATCGCCTCGTTCGGACTGGGAATTCTCGGAAGTCTGGCCAGTCCGAAGCCTCCGCGATCGCTCATCAATCGCTACTTCGCGAAGCCAGATCTGGCAGGACTGGACGAACCACCGCCACACCAGGTTTGA
- a CDS encoding alpha/beta fold hydrolase produces the protein MRLSFDEQGTGPVVVLLHGFPLDRTMWSSQLGMLSNHHRVIAPDLRGHGQSPTPPGPYRMEDMAADVIETLDAARVEPPYVVGGLSMGGYVALAMAERYPDRLRGLILLNTRAGADSPEAAANREAKATALEQEGSTESLAAMVELLIPETTRNSRPELVDQVVAMIRQTSPIGAAGALRGMAMRPDRLDVLRRLAVPLRVIAGADDAIVPEAEAQVMAEATPQGDLIVIPGAGHLTPLETPGATNTAIRSFLERLT, from the coding sequence ATGAGGCTGTCCTTCGACGAACAAGGCACAGGGCCGGTGGTCGTCTTGCTGCATGGATTCCCGCTCGATCGCACCATGTGGTCGTCACAGCTCGGCATGCTCTCGAATCATCATCGGGTCATCGCGCCTGACCTTCGGGGGCATGGCCAGTCTCCCACTCCTCCCGGCCCTTACCGCATGGAGGACATGGCGGCTGACGTGATCGAGACACTCGACGCCGCCAGGGTGGAGCCTCCTTACGTCGTCGGTGGCCTCTCGATGGGGGGCTATGTCGCCCTGGCAATGGCCGAACGATATCCCGATCGCCTCCGAGGACTGATCCTCCTGAACACACGAGCCGGGGCCGATAGCCCCGAGGCAGCCGCCAATCGTGAAGCCAAGGCCACCGCCCTGGAACAGGAGGGCTCGACCGAGTCTCTCGCGGCCATGGTCGAACTGCTCATTCCCGAGACGACGCGGAACTCTCGCCCGGAACTCGTCGATCAGGTCGTGGCGATGATCCGCCAGACCTCTCCCATCGGAGCGGCCGGTGCCCTTCGAGGCATGGCGATGCGCCCCGATCGCCTCGATGTCCTCCGACGCCTGGCCGTACCTCTCCGGGTCATCGCCGGTGCCGACGATGCCATCGTTCCCGAAGCCGAAGCTCAGGTTATGGCCGAAGCGACCCCTCAAGGTGATCTGATCGTCATTCCTGGTGCCGGGCATCTGACTCCCCTGGAAACCCCCGGCGCGACCAACACCGCGATCCGGTCGTTTCTGGAACGACTGACATGA